One window of Eublepharis macularius isolate TG4126 chromosome 17, MPM_Emac_v1.0, whole genome shotgun sequence genomic DNA carries:
- the FAAP20 gene encoding Fanconi anemia core complex-associated protein 20, with protein MAGHEPLPAGGGKLRLKRKRPAEPPTGGGGGPPLPRRPQTQGNSLCWLGEQGLSEADSTWLALLKAVDSQLNHSSFEKVPKLPAFLSKSSQITNPQPKPETFNIGLEQFQWEPFPLYRREVKTNYQRIHQNSENPTISVAGGEVNEDERSGTVSSASEQKPLIANEYITEGSKLKDSTGHSSKDCQKIKNSQRTYQNSKCFAPAAMQKKLGLQELWKKTTTQSREKSWRESEKERASKNDSQTQRNSFNKTTSLLPSQGSPLDTRVNGLQQKPGYQNEDISTLDSCPMCQFHFTGTLSQLDRDSHLAKCLSESTEDVFW; from the exons ATGGCCGGCCATGAGCCTCTCCCGGCGGGCGGCGGGAAACTCCGCCTCAAGCGCAAGAGGCCTGCGGAGCCGCCGACTGGCGGAGGGGGCGGCCCGCCTCTCCCTCGCCGTCCTCA GACGCAGGGTAACAGCTTGTGCTGGCTTGGAGAGCAAGGCTTAAGTGAGGCTGACAGCACATGGCTGGCATTACTCAAGGCTGTAGACTCCCAGCTGAATCACTCAAGCTTTGAAAAAGTACCCAAGCTCCCTGCATTTCTTTCAAAG AGCTCTCAAATTACAAATCCTCAGCCGAAGCCAGAAACATTTAATATTGGTTTGGAACAGTTTCAATGGGAGCCATTTCCACTTTACCGCAGAGAGGTCAAAACGAATTATCAGAGGATTCATCAAAACTCGGAGAACCCAACTATCAGTGTAGCAGGAGGAGAAGTTAATGAAGATGAGAGATCCGGTACTGTTTCTTCTGCTTCTGAGCAGAAGCCCCTCATAGCCAATGAGTATATCACTGAAGGATCAAAACTGAAGGACAGCACAGGACATTCCTCTAAGGATTGTCAGAAGATTAAAAATTCTCAACGCACTTATCAGAATTCAAAGTGTTTTGCACCAGCAGCGATGCAGAAGAAGTTGGGCTTGCAAGAGCTTTGGAAGAAGACTACTACACAAAGCAGAGAAAAAAGCTGGAGAGAAAGTGAAAAGGAAAGAGCATCGAAAAATGATTCCCAGACTCAAAGAAATTCCTTTAATAAGACTACATCACTGTTACCATCACAAGGAAGTCCTCTTGATACCAGAGTCAATGGCCTTCAGCAAAAACCAGGATACCAGAATGAGGACATTTCAACTCTCGACTCTTGTCCTATGTGTCAGTTCCATTTCACTGGAAC GTTGTCACAACTGGACCGTGACAGTCATCTTGCTAAATGCTTATCCGAAAGCACGGAAGATGTGTTTTGGTAA